Proteins co-encoded in one Oscillatoria salina IIICB1 genomic window:
- a CDS encoding Uma2 family endonuclease yields the protein MLTVVSPEKLYLSAGTVMRSPATWQEYQALCEQRGDGSIPRLKYRSGEVLLMSPLPKHGRDAHLIAAIITTLLDFQAQEYDAFTPVTMQLPEESGIEPDYCFYIDHWQAISGKERIDWLNDPPPDLVLEIDITSYSDVQDYLPYEVPEVWLFRNQQLLIYQLQGNAYLVESQSRYFRGLNLSEIVTRALTVAYERNTSAAIRELRRSLE from the coding sequence ATGCTGACGGTTGTTTCGCCCGAAAAACTTTATCTTTCAGCCGGGACAGTGATGCGATCGCCTGCTACCTGGCAGGAGTATCAGGCTCTATGTGAGCAGCGAGGTGATGGGTCTATTCCTCGACTTAAATATCGTTCTGGAGAAGTGTTGTTGATGTCGCCATTACCTAAACATGGTAGAGATGCCCATTTGATTGCGGCTATCATTACGACGTTACTGGATTTTCAAGCTCAGGAATATGACGCATTTACCCCCGTAACAATGCAACTGCCAGAAGAAAGTGGCATTGAACCAGACTATTGTTTTTATATTGACCATTGGCAAGCTATTTCAGGTAAAGAACGAATTGATTGGCTCAATGACCCGCCACCGGATTTGGTACTCGAAATTGACATCACCAGTTATTCTGACGTGCAGGATTATCTACCCTATGAAGTGCCGGAAGTTTGGCTGTTTCGCAACCAACAACTGCTAATTTATCAACTCCAGGGAAATGCCTATCTTGTGGAGTCCCAGAGTCGCTATTTTCGGGGGCTGAATCTGTCGGAAATAGTGACGCGCGCTTTGACGGTAGCCTATGAGCGGAACACAAGCGCGGCAATTCGGGAGTTGAGGCGGAGTTTGGAGTGA
- a CDS encoding XisI protein: protein MDKLTYYQTVIKKILNEYERISLQVPVSGIDEIFVFDDNKSQYLWYNVGWDEGKRVKGITIYVRIKNEKIYVEEDWTEEGIATDLLREGIPKEDIVLGFHPPEARKFTEFAIA, encoded by the coding sequence ATGGATAAGTTAACTTATTATCAAACTGTTATCAAAAAAATATTAAATGAATATGAACGAATTTCTTTACAAGTTCCAGTTTCTGGTATTGATGAGATTTTTGTGTTTGACGATAATAAGAGTCAGTATTTATGGTATAATGTGGGCTGGGACGAAGGAAAAAGAGTGAAAGGAATTACAATTTATGTAAGAATTAAAAATGAGAAGATTTATGTTGAGGAAGATTGGACAGAAGAAGGAATTGCAACTGATTTGTTGAGAGAAGGTATCCCGAAAGAAGATATTGTTTTGGGTTTCCATCCACCAGAGGCGAGAAAGTTTACCGAATTTGCGATCGCGTAG
- a CDS encoding XisH family protein, whose product MPAKDSYHDAVKNALIKDGWEITADPYPIRYQEIRLFADLAGEKTLSATKSGKQIVIEVKSFLGRSAMREFETALGQYLIYRAFLSVKKADYTIYLAIGKKIHEDFFQQKAIKFILQEYQVFLLVIDFDKEEIVEWIS is encoded by the coding sequence ATGCCCGCGAAGGATAGTTATCATGATGCTGTGAAAAATGCTTTAATTAAGGATGGTTGGGAGATTACCGCCGACCCTTATCCGATTAGATATCAAGAAATTCGACTTTTTGCTGACCTTGCTGGAGAAAAGACTCTTTCTGCTACGAAATCAGGAAAACAAATTGTGATTGAAGTTAAAAGTTTTCTGGGTCGTTCGGCAATGCGTGAATTTGAAACAGCGTTAGGTCAATATCTTATTTATCGCGCTTTTCTTTCTGTCAAGAAAGCTGATTATACAATTTATTTAGCGATTGGTAAAAAGATTCATGAAGATTTTTTTCAGCAAAAAGCGATTAAATTTATTTTGCAGGAATACCAAGTTTTTTTATTAGTTATTGATTTTGATAAGGAGGAAATTGTTGAATGGATAAGTTAA
- a CDS encoding XisI protein, with product MDKLTNYRTLIKQILTEYNNLSSQSSSCKTETCLVFDENNDHYLWLTVDWEGSKRHKYTRVHIRIKNNKIYIEEDWTEEGIATDLLREGIPKEDIVLAFHPPDVRKFTEFAIA from the coding sequence ATGGATAAGTTAACTAATTATCGCACTTTAATTAAACAAATACTTACCGAATACAATAATTTATCTTCTCAATCCTCTAGTTGTAAGACTGAAACTTGTTTGGTTTTTGACGAGAATAACGATCATTATTTATGGCTAACTGTTGACTGGGAAGGAAGTAAACGACATAAGTATACCCGTGTTCATATTAGGATTAAAAATAACAAGATTTATATTGAAGAAGATTGGACTGAGGAAGGAATTGCTACTGATTTATTAAGAGAAGGTATCCCGAAAGAAGATATTGTCTTAGCTTTCCATCCACCAGACGTGAGGAAGTTTACCGAATTCGCGATCGCGTAA
- a CDS encoding Uma2 family endonuclease, whose translation MLLELKRFTIPPGQKIWLHNVTWQELEEILVDLGEHRGSRIAYDNGTLEIMTPLPEHEISKVFITNFVECLLEELDIDFYPLGSTTFKNKEMLKGIEPDNCFYIENEAAVRGKNRLDLTVDPPPDLALEIDVTSRTHPNIYAALGVTELWRFEKGKLQINVLQAGKYTEVEFSPHFPNFLLQSAIPQYLDRVKTEGRNKTMKAFRAWVREQIA comes from the coding sequence ATGTTACTAGAACTGAAACGATTTACGATTCCACCAGGACAAAAAATCTGGTTACATAACGTAACTTGGCAGGAATTAGAAGAAATTTTAGTAGATTTAGGAGAACATCGTGGTTCGAGAATTGCTTATGACAACGGAACATTAGAAATTATGACTCCTTTACCAGAACACGAAATTAGTAAAGTATTTATCACTAACTTTGTAGAATGTCTTTTGGAAGAATTAGACATAGATTTTTATCCCCTTGGTTCGACTACTTTCAAGAATAAAGAAATGTTGAAGGGAATTGAACCAGATAACTGCTTTTACATCGAAAATGAAGCAGCAGTGAGAGGCAAAAATCGACTCGATCTAACAGTTGATCCACCGCCAGATTTAGCATTAGAAATTGATGTTACTTCTCGAACCCATCCTAATATTTATGCAGCGTTAGGTGTGACTGAATTATGGCGTTTCGAGAAAGGAAAGTTACAAATTAATGTGTTGCAAGCTGGCAAATATACGGAAGTCGAATTTAGTCCTCATTTTCCTAATTTTCTTCTACAGTCAGCTATTCCCCAATATTTAGATCGGGTAAAAACTGAGGGAAGAAATAAGACGATGAAAGCATTTCGCGCTTGGGTGAGAGAGCAAATCGCTTAA
- a CDS encoding XisH family protein — translation MPAKDIYHDAVKNALIKDGWTITDDPYTIQYEDAELYADLAIEKRTTNEGSECKIIIEIKSFINPSLMSAFEMALGQYILYRNFLRLTNKDYEIYLAVRDTVYNTFFQRKSVNAIVKINQIALVIFNNEKEEVTQWIS, via the coding sequence ATGCCAGCTAAAGATATTTATCATGATGCAGTCAAAAATGCTTTAATTAAAGATGGCTGGACAATTACAGACGACCCTTATACTATCCAATATGAAGATGCAGAACTTTATGCAGATTTAGCAATAGAAAAAAGAACTACCAACGAAGGAAGTGAGTGTAAAATTATTATTGAAATCAAAAGCTTTATTAATCCTTCGCTGATGAGTGCTTTTGAAATGGCGTTAGGTCAATATATTTTGTATCGTAATTTTCTAAGATTAACAAATAAAGATTATGAAATTTACTTAGCAGTTAGAGATACTGTATACAATACTTTTTTTCAAAGAAAATCCGTTAATGCAATTGTAAAAATTAATCAAATTGCTTTGGTTATTTTCAATAATGAAAAGGAGGAAGTCACACAATGGATAAGTTAA